From Lolium perenne isolate Kyuss_39 chromosome 5, Kyuss_2.0, whole genome shotgun sequence, a single genomic window includes:
- the LOC127299559 gene encoding glutathione S-transferase, with amino-acid sequence MAATKPVLYSAWISSCSYRVRIALNLKGVEYEYRAVAWNDPDYEKINPIKYVPALQDGDILVSDSLAIILYLEDKYPQHPLLPQGLKRKALNLQIANIVCSSIQPLQCYAAVGLVNGKLGSDESLQIVHHYIDKGFNAIEKLLEGCDTKFATGDEVQLADVFLAPQIHAGVTRFQIDMSNYPHLERFYKAYMEIPAFQVACPENQPDAPSS; translated from the exons ATGGCGGCCACGAAGCCTGTCCTGTACAGCGCGTGGATCAGCTCCTGCTCCTACAGGGTCCGGATCGCCCTCAACCTAAAAG GTGTTGAATATGAGTACAGGGCAGTAGCATGGAATGATCCAG ATTATGAGAAGATCAATCCGATTAAGTATGTCCCAGCACTACAAGATGGGGATATCTTGGTTTCAGACTCTCTTGCAATCATATTG TATCTTGAAGACAAATATCCCCAGCACCCTCTTCTACCTCAAGGTCTGAAAAGGAAAGCTCTTAATCTGCAG ATCGCTAACATTGTATGCTCGAGCATTCAACCTCTTCAGTGCTACGCTGCAGTC GGTTTAGTTAACGGCAAATTAGGTTCCGATGAAAGCCTTCAGATAGTACATCATTACATTGACAAGGGATTTAATG CCATTGAAAAACTGCTGGAAGGATGTGACACTAAATTTGCTACTGGCGATGAAGTCCAACTG GCAGATGTGTTCCTTGCTCCTCAGATACACGCTGGCGTGACACGCTTCCAAATCGATATG TCGAATTATCCTCATTTGGAGAGATTTTACAAAGCATACATGGAAATCCCTGCATTTCAAGTTGCATGCCCCGAAAACCAGCCAGACGCGCCTTCGTCCTAA
- the LOC127299558 gene encoding uncharacterized protein: MVVIEPEPEAEETQGSSSPLGSTVGVEAASAEAHEEAFEDALTDEQMREKARIHANGAKSEGNKLFAAGQYNDALSQYETALQIATELESAEDICSACYSNRAVCFLKLGKYDETIKECTKALDLNPSYLKALLRRGEAHEKLEHYDEAIADMKRVIEVDPANEQAKRSLFRLEPLAAEKREKMKEEMMAKLKDLGNSVLGRFGMSVDNFKAVKDPNTGSYSMSFQK; this comes from the exons ATGGTGGTGATCGAGCCGGAGCCTGAGGCCGAGGAGACGCAGGGCTCCTCGTCCCCGCTGGGATCCACGGTCGGCGTGGAGGCGGCAAGTGCGGAGGCACACGAGGAAGCCTTCGAAGACGCGCTCACTGACGAGCAGATGCGCGAG AAAGCTAGAATCCATGCAAATGGTGCAAAATCTGAAGGAAACAAGCTTTTTGCTGCTGGACAATACAATGATGCACTATCCCAATATGAGACTGCGTTGCAAATCGCCACTGAGCTGGAATCTGCCGAAGATATATGCTCAGCATGCTATTCAAATCGTGCCGTatgcttcttgaagctg GGGAAATATGACGAAACAATTAAAGAATGCACGAAAGCACTTGATCTGAATCCTTCATACTTGAAAGCCTTGCTCCGGAGGGGAGAAGCACATGAGAAGCTCGAACACTATGATGAAGCTATTGCTG ATATGAAAAGAGTCATTGAAGTAGATCCTGCAAATGAACAAGCTAAGAGATCACTGTTCAGGCTGGAGCCACTGGCTGCTGAGAAAAGGGAAAAGATGAAGGAAGAAATGATGG CGAAGCTAAAAGACTTGGGGAACTCTGTGCTCGGGCGCTTTGGGATGAGCGTGGACAATTTCAAAGCTGTTAAAGATCCCAACACAGGCTCATACTCCATGTCTTTCCAGAAATAA